One genomic segment of Erythrolamprus reginae isolate rEryReg1 chromosome 2, rEryReg1.hap1, whole genome shotgun sequence includes these proteins:
- the ANAPC11 gene encoding anaphase-promoting complex subunit 11 yields MKVKIKSWHGVASWLWVANDENCGICRMAFNGCCPDCKVPGDDCPLVWGQCSHCFHMHCILKWLNSQQVQQHCPMCRQEWKFKE; encoded by the exons ATGAAGGTGAAAATCAAGAGCTGGCATGGAGTTGCTTCCTGGCTCTGGGTTGCTAATGATGAGAACTGTGGCATTTGTCGAATGGCTTTTAATGGATGCTGCCCTGACT GTAAGGTGCCTGGAGATGATTGTCCTCTCGTGTGGGGACAGTGTTCACACTGTTTCCACATGCACTGCATACTGAAGTGGCTTAATTCTCAACAAGTTCAACAGCACTGTCCAATGTGCCGACAGGAATGGAAATTCAAAGAGTGA